Genomic window (Nymphaea colorata isolate Beijing-Zhang1983 chromosome 1, ASM883128v2, whole genome shotgun sequence):
CACTGGTATTGGAATATTTGGATACTTCTGCTATAAAAGTTGTTGAAGGGGCTGTGGATGAAACAACTGCACTGCTGGAGCAGAAGTGGGATAAAATTTTCTACACAGGCAAGATACTCTATTCTCTCATTGACTTTGCAGGCAGAGATCGGTGTATCTCCAGTGCTATACTTACTTTCAGCAGATTCATGATAACACTAGATattgggagaaaaagaaaaacccaaaagcTTTCCCATCCATTGGCTTCAAAAAACTTGAAGGCCTTTATCCTTTGTCAGTAAGGACTATGGCTTCTAATTCAATTGTACaagcaaagacaaaaaaagcatcaaaacaTGCATTTATTCATGAGCCATCAAGAGAATTTATGTTTCGTAATTCGTAAGTACTCGATTCACTATGTGCCTTTCTTATACGCAGGCAGTGGCAAAGTTGGACGCATAGTAATGACTGCTGCTGCAAAACATCTTACGCCTGTTACCTTGGAGCTTGGAGGGAAATGTCCTGTTGTTGTTGACTCAAACACTGATCTAAAAGTAATAATTGGATTTGTCTCTATTTAATGTACATGTAGGCACTGAACTCTTCGGCCTTTATGCCCTGGGAGATGTGCTTCAGCTTGCTCCTACCTTAGTGTGCCTTCTCCAATATTTAGGGGAATAATACCAGGCCAGCATCTAGTCTGTAGAAGCTTTATTGGTGAaatgatgttatttttattgagTAAACTGATTTGTAGTTTGTTTATGTCTAAGATTACCACAAAAAGGATTGCTGGGGGCAAGTGGGGTAGCAACAACGGTCAAGCTTGCATAGCTCCAGATTATGTTATAACAACGAGGTCGTTTGCTCCAAAACTGGTATTGTTGCATGGTGAAATTCTCTTTAACAGACTCACCTTTAATGAGATGATCTGAACCTCCTGTGTTTAACTTCTTTTACAGGTCGAATCTTTTAAACGTACATTGGCATCATTCTATGGGAATGATCCGCTTGAATCAAATGATTTATCTCGCATAGTCGGTCTCAACCACTTTACACGGTTGTTAAAGTTATTAGATGAGGAAAAAGCTTCTAGTAAGATAGTTCATGGAGGTGAACGGGATGAAAAGCGCCTGTAAGTGTGAACTATACGTTTTGAGTTGTAGATGCAAATAGAATTTGCATAAACCATTTTGAGTTCTGTTGCTTTTCTCTGCAGAAGGATTGCACCAACTATCTTGCTGGATGTTCCAGCAGATTCATTGGTGATGAATGAGGAGATATTTGGGCCATTGCTTCCCATTGTCACAGTGAGTAGCAACTTTTGCTTGGAAAGAGTTAGGCATGACTTGCACAATATATAGTCAGATTTCTCTGAATGCATGGAACATGTTGCTGTGTTATGTGTTCAGGCGGTGGCTATATGAGGCTCATGCCATACTGCCAAGGCAAAAAATTATCTTCCTTTTTCAACACTGAATTTGCTGAAAGGTTTCGATGAACAATTTGCTGAAAGTTACTGATTCCTGGTGTTTACTATAAAACGTTGTCAGGGTATTGCTGTGAACAAATCCAGGAACATTCCTTATCGTCTTTTAcatgaaaatgggaaaaaaatatctataagtagttgttcattttttttttcactttaaatCTGCTAAGACTAATGAAACACTTCGGTGGATTTCTCTAGTAATTTCTTACTGTAACACTTTGATTGGACGTCCATGTGTTGAAAAAACATGCAACACTTTGTTCAGCTGAGTTGATAAGCAGTTGAGCACCTTTTTTCTGTCTAAATATCAGTGCTATTCTTGATATTATAACCTGACTTATATATTTGTTGCTATTAGTTTGAGGCCAACAGTCCATCAAGGCCATCACACTTGGTATTCCTAGTGGCATTAACAGTGTTGGCTTGTCATTCTGAGTCTCTAGAACTCTGACTTATATATTTACTTTAATTAGTTTTAGGCCAACAGTCCTTCAAGGCCATTACACTTGGTATCCTTAGCACCATTAACAATCTTGGCTTGTCATTCTGAATGTCCCTCTGTTCGGTAACCAGGTAGAGAAAATTGAAGACAGCTTTGACGTAATAAACTCACAGCCAAAGCCACTTGCTGCTTACCTCTTCACGAAGGATAAGAGAATTGAAAAGATGTTTGTGGAGCAAATCTCTGCTGGAGCCATTGTTGTCAATGACACCGTCCTTCATGTAGGCTTGCTTGATTCATGCTCATGAACTGACATTTCTGATTTCACACTTCAGATAGTTCCTTTTCTGCCTCGCACATCTGATTCATTGTCATTGGTGCAGCTTGCAAATCCGTCATTACCTTTCGGTGGGGTCGGTGACAGCGGAATAGGTGCTTACAATGGTAAATATTCATTTGAAGCCTTCAGTCACATGAAGCCAGTTCTGTACCGGGGCTTTGTTGGAGAACTTTCTGCAAGGTATCCTCCTTACAGTTCCCAAAAGCTGAAGCTGTTAAGGTCTCTTCTTACTGGCgacattgttggtttgattcTGTCCCTTATCGGATGGCACTCCAAAACTGAGTGAGAAGCCCTTCCAGCAGCTCTATAATTCTACACCGTCATGCTGCTTGCATGGCTTTCATTATTTGTATGACAAAAATTGAAGGGACGTGCCAGTtcctttcaatttcttttcttattcttaatGCATAGTAAATATCTCGCCGGTCTCTGTCTTTGATGTATATGGCTCTTATACAAGTCACTAtcattatcatcttcatcatcatcatcaagcaTTATCCTAATTACCTTCAATGGGCTCTATTGAATCTTGTATCCTTCCTTTTTATCTAAAGCGTCATGGCCATGTTGACGGTGTTATGTTGATACTCCATGGCGTTAAACATGTAATCCAGAAAATGGCATCAATGAGTTTTTTGCTTTCCCATCAAGTTAAATGGAACAAATACATTGCATATTTGTATGTTTGCAAAGTCAGGCAGggtatgaaggaaaaaaaagaaaaaaagaaaaaaaaatcaaatcgcTCATAGTAGTCCTCCGAACGTGGCCAACACCAAAGTCGAGGTtaatcattttagaaaaaatattaaaaacaaacaaTAGCAAGCATACCAAGAATATTAAAAACCTGGCTGTCACCAAAAGCATCACAAACTCATGGCGCTTGAATATTTAATTATTTGCCAACATCTAACAACTGGCTGATTTCAACTCTTCGGCTTctatgaattcaaatatgattcaATGAATATTTAACTCTGTCAACATGTAACAACtagctgatttcaattatttggcTTCTATGAAATCAAATATGATTTAGAATTTAATATTTACAATATTGACAtcaaatagaaattaaataTATTGCACGTTCATATGTTTACAAAGTTTAGGCCatccagaaaaagaaaaaaaaaagcttcacATGGCTCATTGTAGTCCTTCCGATGTTGCGAATGCCAAAGTCCAGTTAATCATTTTAgaaaagattataaaaaaaCCAATCAGTATCAACCGTACCAAATGAACCAGAATTGGCtttctttaaatgatttcaCTTAAAtggttttacttttaaaaagaaaaatgttaaaaaactgttattataaatttatatggAATCGGCAGAATCTACTGATTCTGGCGACATCCAGATAGATTTCAAAGCCTTGTATTAGCTCCTGGGCTATCTAGTTTCTTGATATTGGAAAGCATCTGGCAAATACATTTgtaatcaaaatcaatttcagtGTTTCCATTGTTCAAAAATGGATCAAAGATCTCTCAGAATTAGGTGTAAATATATCTGGGTTGGATCTGATATCCAGCCCAATCATTCCAAAAAGATCGGACATAGGAAAAAGTTCAATGTCCAACTAAtgaatcggatcggattcagcaTTAATAAATAACATCGATTGGATTCAGAGATACAAATATCCGATCaaattttggatcagatttagtttaaaataaatatcttagATCCAATGccatatgttttgaaaattggccagatttggttcaaaattcggactcagattcagatgtaagtgtaaaaatcaaattcagattggattcagattgtgagatgggatttcagatttggatataacttttcttcattcatatttaaatctgaatatataaatatccgaaAAAATGCATATGGTTAAGTGCATATCCAATTCagatctgatccattgacatccttactagAATAGTTGATTGTCAAATGAATCAATAGTTACTCGCAAAACCAGTCTCATTTTGCATGAATTTGTTGGAGAAGCTTCCGTCTTTACCTTTGGTATGGACATGTTAGGAATCAGATTAGGATTCTGA
Coding sequences:
- the LOC116259855 gene encoding aldehyde dehydrogenase family 3 member H1-like; amino-acid sequence: MALKVGAVLGGVGGRRVFDREGCVSLVRELRQSFISGRTKSYEWRAHQLKMVIKFLQEKEPAILEALHQDLCKPSFETYIAEISLLKSSCEFLLKHLKKWMKPEKASVSFVAQPARAEIVPEPLGIILVISAWNYPLLLSLNPVVGAIAAGNAVVLKPSEISPATSSLLASLVLEYLDTSAIKVVEGAVDETTALLEQKWDKIFYTGSGKVGRIVMTAAAKHLTPVTLELGGKCPVVVDSNTDLKITTKRIAGGKWGSNNGQACIAPDYVITTRSFAPKLVESFKRTLASFYGNDPLESNDLSRIVGLNHFTRLLKLLDEEKASSKIVHGGERDEKRLRIAPTILLDVPADSLVMNEEIFGPLLPIVTVEKIEDSFDVINSQPKPLAAYLFTKDKRIEKMFVEQISAGAIVVNDTVLHLANPSLPFGGVGDSGIGAYNGKYSFEAFSHMKPVLYRGFVGELSARYPPYSSQKLKLLRSLLTGDIVGLILSLIGWHSKTE